In a genomic window of Planctomycetaceae bacterium:
- the ccsA gene encoding cytochrome c biogenesis protein CcsA: protein MEFLAKVHISCFLLSYLVSLIGEISQLFRGRTRWMRVTVLSFTVAGLIAHTSYLVARSRTAGLPPLMTSGQDWLLVLAWLGVALYLVLLTTHDTLSHGLFMLPAVLLLVIVAVFVSDTATSQVHEVAIRRWGMLHAASLVLGMAAVLGSTVTAIMYLLNHQKLRNRSPWLSRFQLPSLESLSAINRWMVIFSAPCLTAGLLTGFVLLAMSNRNDTTIRIPWTDPTIVTTVVMWIAMVLMLLRLLNSEHHSGKSIAQLSLISGGFLLLTILGPMLLAETGAMKTFHGQNAERESNGSAQSQGNIATESSLPGNGLPERNAGDQQ, encoded by the coding sequence GTGGAATTCCTCGCAAAAGTTCATATCTCCTGTTTCCTTCTCAGCTATCTGGTTTCCCTGATTGGTGAAATCTCGCAGCTGTTCCGTGGACGCACGCGATGGATGCGTGTCACCGTTCTTTCTTTTACCGTGGCTGGTCTAATTGCCCACACCTCCTATCTGGTTGCACGAAGCCGGACTGCCGGGCTGCCTCCGCTGATGACCAGCGGTCAGGACTGGCTTCTTGTGCTTGCGTGGCTGGGAGTCGCGCTCTATCTGGTTTTGCTGACAACACATGACACTCTGAGCCACGGACTGTTCATGCTGCCGGCTGTGCTGCTTCTGGTGATCGTGGCGGTGTTTGTCAGCGATACTGCAACGTCACAGGTGCACGAAGTTGCGATTCGACGCTGGGGAATGTTGCACGCAGCGTCTCTGGTTCTGGGAATGGCGGCCGTTCTCGGATCCACAGTGACGGCCATCATGTACCTCCTGAACCATCAAAAGCTCAGAAACCGAAGTCCGTGGTTGAGTCGTTTTCAGCTGCCAAGCCTGGAAAGCCTTTCGGCAATTAATCGGTGGATGGTCATCTTTTCGGCTCCGTGTCTGACGGCTGGTCTGCTGACAGGTTTCGTTTTGCTGGCCATGTCCAACCGCAACGACACAACAATCCGGATTCCCTGGACCGACCCGACAATTGTAACAACCGTGGTGATGTGGATCGCAATGGTGCTGATGCTGCTTCGTCTGCTGAACAGCGAACACCACAGCGGAAAATCAATCGCCCAGCTCTCACTGATCAGCGGAGGTTTTTTGCTTCTTACGATCCTTGGCCCAATGCTGCTCGCCGAAACAGGGGCAATGAAAACTTTCCATGGGCAGAATGCCGAAAGGGAAAGTAATGGCAGTGCTCAATCGCAGGGCAACATCGCCACGGAATCGTCTTTGCCCGGGAATGGGCTGCCGGAACGAAATGCAGGAGATCAGCAATGA
- a CDS encoding transcriptional repressor, which yields MTNSSSIPSLPQARNLLRKAGLRATPCRVAVVQYLSGILSPASHQEACQELEERGFDKSTIFRTLNDLSDSGLARRMELGDHVWRYELIETSSGIASDAAVHPHLLCTDCGSITCLSHDEVQISIVARIGDIKEVLLKGHCSQCRSDRS from the coding sequence ATGACAAATTCTTCCTCAATTCCATCGCTCCCACAGGCCCGCAACCTGTTGCGAAAGGCTGGTCTGCGCGCGACGCCCTGTCGCGTTGCGGTGGTGCAGTACCTTTCCGGAATTCTTTCTCCCGCAAGCCATCAGGAGGCCTGTCAGGAATTGGAAGAACGGGGATTTGATAAATCCACCATTTTCCGAACACTGAATGACCTGTCCGATTCCGGCCTGGCCCGACGTATGGAACTGGGGGATCACGTCTGGCGGTACGAATTGATCGAAACAAGCTCCGGGATCGCCAGCGATGCTGCTGTCCACCCGCATCTCCTGTGTACCGATTGCGGCAGTATTACGTGCCTGTCCCATGATGAAGTGCAGATTTCCATTGTCGCTCGGATTGGAGACATCAAGGAAGTCCTTCTGAAAGGACACTGCTCACAGTGCCGTTCAGACCGCAGTTAA
- a CDS encoding pyruvate carboxylase, with the protein MPVFKKLLVCNRSEIAIRIFRSATELGIRTVAIYTHEDRYALHRFKADEAYKIGKPGEPIRAYLDIDSIVSLAKEVGADAIHPGYGFLSERPELARACEAAGIKFVGPSIECLESLGDKTAAREIAVKAGVPVLGGTEQSIESLSDARKLAREIGFPVMIKAAKGGGGRGMRAVKTADEFDAAFESARSEALTAFGCADVFIEKFISRAKHIEVQLLGDEHGNLIHLFERDCSVQRRHQKVVELAPAPNLSSKLQQEILDAAIKIGKQVNYSCAGTVEFLVDVDAEAFYFIEVNPRIQVEHTVTEEITNIDIVKAQILIAQGKKLSEPEISLGKQEDVKVNGFAIQCRVTTEDPANNFMPDYGRVTHYRSAGGMGVRLDAGSAFSGAVVNPFYDSLLTKVTTRGRRFSDAIHRMERTLREFRVRGVKTNIPFLTKVMSHPTFVKSECTTRFIDETPELFEFDHRRNRATRLLSYLAETIVNGNSLVKGRPKPLRRSPAVVPAVPLGVSHPDGTRQQLQKLGARKFADWVRDQKRLLITDTTFRDAHQSLLATRMRTYDLLEIADCYAHNCSDLFSLEMWGGATFDTTMRFLRECPWQRLVQMRERIPNILFQMLLRASNAVGYTNYPDNIVRAFVKEAADAGIDVFRVFDALNWIPNMKVAMDAVIDTGAICEASICYTGDITNPGRTKYSLKYYVDLAKQLENMGAHILAIKDMAGLCKPAAASQLIKALRQEIGIPIHFHTHDTAGIQAASILEGSRVDLDIADAAMAPMSGGTSQPNLNTLVEMLRYGDRDTGLNSDSLDSIAEYWRATREFYTPFESVTLPATADLYHHEMPGGQYTNLFEQARALGLADRWAEVCRIYAGVNQLFGDIVKVTPTSKAVGDMALFMVANGLTNEDVLNSDRDIAFPASVIDLIGGGMGQPPGGFPAEVKHRVLLGKDEFTGRPGETLPPADFGTAREKVRAILNRDPLDREVVSWLLYERVFEDFAKQQTMYGDLSILPTPHFFTGLEPGEEIAVDIESGKTLIIRFLTVSEPHVDGTRTVFFELNGQPREITVTDTSVETTGTAAAKADAANPCHVGANMPGMVVNVNVGVGEVIRKGQKLLSLEAMKMETAINADLDGKVKEIFVKPGTQVQTGDLLVVLEP; encoded by the coding sequence ATGCCTGTCTTTAAAAAGCTGCTTGTCTGTAATCGCTCCGAAATCGCGATCCGAATCTTTCGGAGTGCCACCGAACTTGGAATTCGCACGGTCGCCATCTACACGCACGAAGACCGATACGCGCTGCATCGCTTCAAAGCAGACGAAGCCTACAAGATTGGTAAGCCCGGTGAGCCAATTCGAGCGTATCTGGATATCGATTCCATCGTCAGTCTGGCAAAAGAAGTCGGGGCAGATGCCATTCACCCCGGCTACGGATTTCTTTCGGAACGCCCGGAACTGGCCAGGGCCTGCGAAGCTGCCGGAATCAAGTTTGTCGGTCCATCCATTGAATGTCTGGAGTCGCTTGGGGACAAGACAGCTGCCAGAGAGATCGCGGTGAAGGCAGGTGTTCCTGTGCTCGGCGGAACTGAGCAATCCATTGAGTCGCTTTCGGACGCCAGAAAACTAGCCCGGGAAATCGGATTTCCGGTGATGATTAAAGCGGCGAAAGGCGGTGGAGGGCGGGGGATGCGGGCCGTTAAGACCGCCGACGAATTCGATGCGGCTTTTGAGTCAGCCAGAAGTGAAGCCCTGACCGCCTTCGGCTGTGCCGACGTGTTTATCGAAAAATTCATTTCTCGCGCGAAGCATATTGAGGTGCAGCTGCTGGGGGATGAACATGGAAACCTGATTCATTTGTTCGAACGTGACTGTTCCGTACAAAGACGCCACCAGAAGGTTGTTGAGCTGGCTCCGGCACCGAATCTGTCGTCCAAATTGCAGCAGGAAATTCTCGACGCTGCCATCAAAATTGGCAAACAGGTGAACTACTCCTGCGCTGGAACGGTGGAGTTTCTGGTTGATGTCGATGCCGAAGCTTTCTACTTCATCGAGGTGAATCCTCGTATTCAGGTGGAACACACGGTTACGGAAGAGATCACCAATATTGATATCGTCAAAGCACAGATTCTGATCGCGCAGGGCAAGAAACTGTCTGAACCGGAGATCAGTCTTGGGAAGCAGGAGGACGTGAAGGTCAACGGGTTTGCTATCCAATGCCGTGTGACTACGGAAGACCCCGCAAACAACTTCATGCCGGATTATGGTCGCGTCACCCACTATCGGTCCGCCGGTGGCATGGGAGTTCGGCTGGATGCCGGCAGTGCGTTCTCTGGTGCTGTTGTGAACCCATTCTACGATTCGTTGCTCACGAAAGTGACAACGCGAGGCCGCAGGTTCAGCGATGCCATCCACCGAATGGAACGCACATTGCGCGAGTTCAGGGTTCGCGGAGTGAAAACAAATATTCCGTTCCTGACAAAGGTGATGTCACATCCCACGTTCGTGAAGAGCGAGTGCACAACAAGATTCATTGATGAAACTCCCGAATTATTTGAGTTTGATCATCGCCGAAATCGAGCAACGCGTCTGCTGAGCTATCTCGCTGAAACCATTGTCAACGGCAACAGTCTTGTCAAAGGTCGGCCAAAGCCATTGCGACGTAGTCCGGCGGTCGTGCCTGCTGTTCCGCTTGGTGTGTCACACCCTGATGGAACAAGACAGCAACTTCAGAAACTGGGTGCCAGAAAATTCGCCGACTGGGTCCGTGATCAAAAACGACTCTTGATTACAGACACAACGTTTCGAGACGCTCATCAGTCGCTGCTCGCCACACGGATGAGAACCTACGACCTCCTGGAAATCGCTGACTGCTACGCACACAACTGTTCGGACCTGTTCAGCCTCGAAATGTGGGGCGGAGCCACATTCGATACGACGATGCGGTTTCTTCGCGAATGTCCGTGGCAGCGTCTCGTTCAGATGCGGGAACGAATTCCCAACATCCTGTTTCAGATGCTGCTGAGGGCATCAAATGCGGTGGGCTATACAAATTATCCGGACAATATCGTTCGTGCTTTTGTGAAGGAAGCAGCCGATGCCGGGATCGATGTGTTCCGCGTCTTTGACGCGCTCAACTGGATTCCGAACATGAAAGTCGCGATGGACGCGGTCATCGATACCGGCGCAATTTGTGAAGCTTCGATTTGCTACACCGGAGACATCACGAACCCCGGACGAACAAAATATTCCTTGAAATACTACGTGGATCTGGCAAAACAACTCGAAAACATGGGCGCCCATATCCTGGCGATTAAGGATATGGCCGGACTATGCAAACCAGCGGCTGCAAGTCAGCTCATCAAGGCACTGCGTCAGGAAATCGGTATTCCAATTCATTTCCACACGCACGATACAGCCGGAATTCAGGCCGCGTCCATCCTCGAAGGCAGTCGTGTCGATCTTGATATCGCAGATGCAGCCATGGCGCCGATGTCCGGAGGGACATCTCAACCAAATCTGAATACGCTTGTGGAAATGCTGCGATACGGTGATCGGGATACGGGTCTGAATTCAGATTCGCTCGATTCGATTGCAGAATACTGGCGAGCGACGCGGGAATTCTACACACCGTTTGAAAGCGTCACACTGCCAGCGACGGCCGATTTGTATCACCACGAAATGCCAGGCGGGCAATATACAAATCTGTTCGAACAGGCGCGGGCTTTGGGACTCGCAGATCGATGGGCCGAAGTCTGCAGAATCTACGCAGGCGTCAACCAGTTGTTCGGCGATATTGTCAAGGTCACACCGACAAGCAAAGCCGTTGGTGACATGGCTTTGTTCATGGTGGCCAACGGTCTGACAAACGAGGATGTGCTCAATTCTGATCGGGATATCGCTTTCCCGGCCAGCGTTATCGATCTGATTGGCGGTGGTATGGGACAGCCACCCGGTGGGTTTCCTGCTGAGGTCAAGCACCGCGTATTGCTGGGTAAGGATGAATTCACAGGACGGCCAGGCGAAACACTTCCTCCGGCAGACTTTGGAACGGCTCGAGAGAAGGTCAGGGCCATTCTGAATCGTGATCCTCTGGACAGGGAAGTTGTCTCGTGGCTGTTGTATGAACGCGTTTTCGAAGATTTTGCCAAACAGCAGACAATGTACGGCGATCTCAGCATTCTACCAACTCCCCATTTCTTCACAGGATTAGAGCCGGGGGAAGAGATTGCTGTCGATATCGAATCCGGAAAGACGCTCATCATCAGGTTCCTGACCGTCAGTGAACCCCATGTGGACGGGACAAGAACAGTCTTCTTCGAACTGAATGGCCAGCCCCGTGAAATCACTGTGACAGATACGTCTGTCGAAACAACGGGCACTGCCGCGGCCAAAGCAGATGCCGCTAATCCGTGCCACGTCGGAGCAAACATGCCTGGCATGGTCGTTAATGTGAACGTCGGCGTTGGCGAAGTCATTCGCAAAGGGCAAAAGCTTCTGAGTCTGGAAGCAATGAAAATGGAAACAGCCATCAATGCGGATCTGGATGGCAAGGTGAAAGAAATCTTTGTTAAGCCCGGGACTCAGGTTCAAACAGGGGATCTCCTGGTTGTCCTCGAACCTTAG
- a CDS encoding serine/threonine-protein kinase, translating into MTDHDRQSSKAGESDETVRDAQWDAIAVCIESFQQAWDEGQIPDVRDYIELVPNDYQYPALIELVKLDLENRWAAGLRRLVEDYADDFPELTEIPDELIFEEYHVRRSHGDKVTADEICERFPSQRSRLLSVLAVTPSLAKSLQDRLEGGAWKTVYPGQQIGDFELLLELGAGAFAKVFYARQRSMQRLVALKVSADRGAEGMTLAQLDHEHIVRVYDQLRMPEKELRLLYMQFVAGGTLQNIIQNMRHYSRAEWNGRLFLSIIDQVVMDRGGTSPEASDLRHQIEEMSWSHLVCWIGARLASALEYAHRQRVLHRDLKPANILLTAEGSPRLADFNISFGAGLEGVSVTDHFGGSLAYMPPEQLRAVDPGTNVDATAVNARSDIYSLGVVLWELLTGERPFIDPQAKSGTIEQLKEMIETRQRGPRLFRGQIPGLEETRGLSSVLKLCLSFEPEQRPGDALEVERELQLCMDPEAQELLSFSSRGVGKLACRFPVLVVILATVIPNGVGAFFNFHYNRDEIIDQIPESLDAFMRLQTVINAVTFPLGIFLGVRLIRSVVRIVGGDRREQPDTDALVIRRRDCLNLGRVVTALSLTLWLVAAPVYPICLHIMRGQVPVSIYGHFLTSLAVCGLIASAYPFLFVSVIAVRFYYPSLMRWDSFQRDDVRNLHLLGQASWMALALAALVPMIGTALMTLFSEGHHASTLALTVGGATGFGLAVPLFRRLHRDIDILVRTINAVR; encoded by the coding sequence GTGACGGATCACGATCGACAATCCTCAAAGGCTGGTGAAAGCGACGAGACTGTGCGCGATGCACAGTGGGATGCCATCGCTGTTTGCATCGAGTCGTTCCAGCAGGCCTGGGATGAAGGTCAGATCCCGGATGTTCGAGACTATATCGAACTCGTGCCGAATGATTATCAGTACCCGGCTCTCATAGAACTTGTGAAGCTGGATCTGGAGAATCGCTGGGCGGCCGGATTGCGACGTCTGGTGGAAGATTACGCCGATGATTTTCCGGAACTGACGGAGATTCCCGACGAACTGATTTTTGAGGAATATCACGTCCGCCGCAGCCATGGCGACAAAGTGACAGCGGATGAAATCTGCGAACGATTTCCGTCCCAACGCAGCCGGTTACTGTCTGTTCTCGCAGTGACGCCGTCTCTCGCAAAGTCTCTTCAGGATCGCCTGGAAGGCGGGGCCTGGAAGACAGTTTACCCGGGGCAACAGATCGGTGATTTTGAACTGCTGCTGGAACTTGGAGCTGGCGCCTTTGCAAAGGTGTTCTACGCTCGACAAAGATCGATGCAGCGTCTGGTGGCTTTAAAAGTATCTGCCGATCGTGGTGCAGAAGGAATGACGCTCGCTCAGCTGGATCACGAACACATCGTTCGCGTCTACGATCAGCTCAGAATGCCTGAAAAGGAACTCCGACTGCTCTACATGCAGTTCGTGGCCGGCGGGACGCTGCAGAACATCATTCAGAACATGCGACACTATTCCCGGGCAGAATGGAACGGGCGTCTGTTTCTCAGCATCATTGACCAGGTCGTTATGGATCGGGGAGGAACGTCGCCGGAAGCGTCCGACTTGCGTCATCAAATCGAAGAAATGTCGTGGTCCCATCTCGTCTGCTGGATTGGTGCAAGGCTTGCAAGCGCTCTTGAGTACGCACATCGGCAACGAGTCCTTCATCGTGATCTCAAGCCTGCCAATATCCTTTTGACTGCAGAGGGCTCTCCCAGACTGGCTGACTTTAATATCAGTTTCGGAGCGGGTCTTGAGGGAGTTTCGGTCACCGATCACTTTGGTGGCAGTCTGGCTTATATGCCACCGGAACAGTTGCGAGCCGTTGACCCGGGCACAAACGTCGATGCGACAGCAGTCAATGCCAGGTCGGATATTTACAGTCTCGGCGTTGTCTTGTGGGAACTGCTTACCGGGGAACGCCCTTTCATCGACCCGCAGGCAAAAAGCGGCACGATTGAGCAGTTGAAGGAGATGATTGAAACGCGGCAACGCGGCCCTCGACTTTTTCGGGGCCAAATACCGGGGCTGGAAGAGACACGTGGCTTATCGAGTGTTTTGAAGTTATGCCTGTCATTTGAACCCGAACAACGACCGGGCGATGCCCTCGAAGTTGAACGCGAGTTGCAGCTGTGCATGGATCCGGAAGCACAGGAGCTGTTGAGTTTTTCAAGTCGTGGCGTCGGCAAACTTGCGTGCCGGTTTCCGGTGCTGGTCGTAATTCTCGCGACTGTCATTCCGAATGGCGTGGGTGCTTTCTTCAACTTTCACTACAACCGGGATGAAATTATCGATCAGATTCCCGAATCGCTGGATGCATTTATGCGTCTGCAAACGGTGATCAATGCGGTGACTTTTCCACTGGGGATTTTCCTGGGCGTCCGTTTGATTCGTTCCGTCGTCCGAATTGTTGGGGGCGACAGAAGAGAACAACCCGATACAGATGCCCTCGTAATCCGACGCAGGGATTGTCTGAATCTGGGGCGTGTGGTGACGGCCTTGTCCCTGACATTGTGGCTTGTGGCTGCTCCAGTCTACCCGATTTGTCTGCATATCATGCGAGGACAGGTGCCCGTCTCAATTTACGGTCACTTCCTGACTTCTTTAGCAGTCTGCGGACTCATCGCTTCTGCCTACCCCTTTCTGTTCGTCTCTGTTATCGCCGTACGCTTCTACTATCCATCACTGATGCGATGGGATTCGTTTCAGCGCGATGACGTACGCAACCTGCACTTGCTTGGGCAGGCGTCATGGATGGCTCTCGCGCTCGCAGCGCTGGTGCCAATGATTGGCACGGCGCTGATGACGCTGTTTTCAGAAGGCCATCATGCCTCCACCCTGGCACTAACGGTTGGAGGTGCGACGGGGTTTGGCCTGGCGGTACCGCTTTTTCGACGACTGCATCGCGACATCGATATTCTGGTTCGAACAATCAATGCCGTGCGATGA
- the hemA gene encoding glutamyl-tRNA reductase, translating into MNVLVVSCNHHNAGVNIREKLAFSNESQLIRAYANWKGRYPNSELVVLSTCNRVEIYAADEDDDEGVSFDDITRFISEFHNVPTDEFVQSVLAQHGTSAVSHLFEVTCSIDSMVLGEPQIVNQVKEAYRVAQENDACGPLTNVLFQQALNVSGRVRTETRLAEGRVSIASVAVGEFGRNIFSRFDNKTVLVIGAGEMAEETLQYLKSEGVQKIVVINRSRDRADKLAAAFGGDVYDFDELDEWLAKADVIVSTTGAAQTLITRERFAAVRAKSRRHPVFILDLAAPRDFDPGIAELDDNVFLYDIDALEETCQKNRSLREAEVQRAREIIAEQTDRFMQEIYHRATGPVIHRLREHWTDISRGELDRLYRKLPDLNADQRVAIEATIQRIVNKLLHPPLEALKDEARAGTPDGLLHAIRRLFQIRDK; encoded by the coding sequence ATGAATGTGCTGGTCGTGAGCTGCAATCACCACAATGCCGGGGTCAACATTCGAGAAAAGCTTGCATTTTCGAATGAATCGCAACTGATCCGGGCTTACGCCAACTGGAAGGGACGCTACCCGAATTCAGAACTCGTCGTTCTGTCGACATGTAATCGTGTTGAGATTTATGCGGCCGATGAGGACGATGATGAGGGCGTTTCTTTTGACGATATTACTCGCTTTATTTCGGAGTTCCATAACGTCCCCACCGATGAGTTTGTCCAGTCAGTGCTGGCACAGCACGGCACGAGCGCCGTTTCTCACCTCTTTGAAGTGACCTGCAGCATCGATAGCATGGTTCTCGGTGAGCCACAGATTGTGAATCAGGTCAAGGAAGCATACCGGGTCGCGCAGGAAAACGATGCCTGTGGTCCACTGACCAATGTGTTGTTTCAGCAGGCCCTGAATGTTTCCGGACGAGTTCGTACTGAGACACGTTTGGCAGAAGGCCGGGTTTCTATTGCCAGCGTCGCTGTTGGTGAATTCGGCCGCAACATTTTCAGCCGTTTCGACAACAAGACGGTGCTCGTCATCGGCGCGGGGGAAATGGCTGAGGAGACTTTGCAGTATCTCAAGAGCGAAGGTGTGCAGAAAATTGTTGTGATTAACCGAAGCCGGGACCGAGCAGATAAGCTGGCAGCGGCTTTCGGAGGCGATGTATATGATTTCGATGAACTTGACGAATGGCTTGCGAAAGCTGATGTGATCGTCAGCACAACGGGTGCAGCACAGACACTGATCACTCGCGAGAGATTTGCCGCGGTCAGAGCTAAATCTCGCCGACATCCCGTGTTCATCCTGGACCTTGCCGCGCCTCGCGACTTCGATCCCGGGATTGCAGAGCTTGACGACAACGTTTTCCTTTACGATATCGATGCGCTCGAAGAAACGTGTCAAAAGAACCGGTCATTGCGAGAGGCCGAAGTCCAGCGTGCCCGTGAAATCATCGCGGAGCAGACCGACCGTTTCATGCAGGAAATCTATCACCGAGCGACAGGCCCGGTCATCCACAGGCTCCGTGAACACTGGACCGATATCAGCCGGGGTGAGCTGGATCGCCTTTATCGAAAGCTGCCGGATCTGAATGCCGATCAGCGAGTCGCGATTGAGGCCACCATTCAACGCATTGTCAACAAGCTGCTTCATCCCCCGCTGGAAGCGCTCAAAGATGAAGCCCGCGCTGGTACCCCGGACGGACTGTTGCACGCCATTCGGCGACTATTTCAGATTCGTGACAAATGA
- a CDS encoding phosphoenolpyruvate hydrolase family protein, whose protein sequence is MRENRDKILNRLRRKREKGLPIIGGGAGTGISAKCEEAGGIDLIVIYNSGRYRMAGRGSLSGLMPYGNANQIVREMAYEVLTAVRHTPVLAGVCGTDPFMIRDHFLKELSELGFAGIQNFPTVGLIDGVFRANLEETGMGFGLEIELIAAASQLNMLTTPYAFNESEAEELTRAGADIIVAHMGLTTSGTIGASTALTLEESAERVAVIASAARKVRPDVLVLCHGGPIAMPKDAQFIMDRVKSVDGFYGASSMERLPTEIAMTQQVRDFVNLRRT, encoded by the coding sequence GTGCGTGAGAATCGTGACAAAATTCTGAATCGTCTCCGACGAAAGCGAGAAAAAGGACTGCCAATCATCGGCGGCGGTGCCGGAACGGGCATCAGTGCGAAGTGCGAAGAAGCTGGCGGTATTGATCTCATCGTTATCTACAACTCGGGCCGCTATCGAATGGCGGGACGAGGATCGCTGTCGGGACTCATGCCGTACGGAAACGCCAATCAGATTGTTCGCGAAATGGCGTATGAAGTACTTACGGCAGTTCGTCACACACCCGTCCTTGCGGGGGTCTGCGGGACGGATCCTTTCATGATTCGGGATCACTTTCTGAAAGAACTTAGTGAACTGGGCTTCGCTGGAATTCAGAATTTTCCGACGGTGGGGCTGATTGATGGCGTCTTCAGGGCCAATCTGGAAGAAACCGGCATGGGCTTCGGTCTGGAAATCGAATTGATTGCTGCTGCCAGCCAGTTGAACATGCTGACTACCCCTTACGCGTTTAACGAATCGGAGGCCGAAGAACTGACGCGTGCAGGCGCGGACATCATCGTTGCTCACATGGGATTAACGACCAGCGGCACAATTGGTGCTTCGACCGCCCTGACGCTGGAGGAATCCGCGGAACGCGTGGCCGTGATAGCCAGCGCAGCTCGCAAAGTAAGGCCAGACGTACTTGTCCTTTGCCATGGCGGGCCGATAGCCATGCCAAAGGACGCGCAATTCATCATGGATCGAGTAAAATCAGTTGACGGCTTTTACGGAGCGAGTTCCATGGAAAGACTACCAACGGAGATCGCAATGACACAGCAAGTCCGTGATTTCGTCAACCTGCGCCGAACTTAG
- a CDS encoding FmdB family transcriptional regulator, which translates to MPIYVYQYLNDDGTAGETFEYLQSIRDDALIVHPENGRPVRRVITAAGINCKSSSGKIEADLSDKNLDRLGFTKYVKSKDGYKKAVGSGPERLTPGQD; encoded by the coding sequence ATGCCGATCTACGTTTACCAGTATCTGAATGATGACGGGACAGCCGGAGAAACCTTTGAGTACCTCCAGAGCATCCGTGATGACGCCCTGATCGTTCATCCCGAGAACGGACGTCCTGTGCGCCGGGTCATCACGGCTGCCGGCATCAATTGCAAGTCATCGTCAGGGAAGATCGAGGCGGACCTCAGCGATAAGAACCTGGATCGACTGGGATTCACCAAATACGTTAAATCCAAAGATGGCTACAAAAAGGCCGTCGGTTCCGGTCCGGAACGCCTGACACCGGGACAGGATTAA